In the genome of Ananas comosus cultivar F153 linkage group 11, ASM154086v1, whole genome shotgun sequence, one region contains:
- the LOC109717345 gene encoding uncharacterized protein LOC109717345: MLQRFVDHVLAVTKESVKTFTYESLNSIARLINGVSALLLTILPGKANLLEGIHGWELRPTFRGPRLPRWMENGVSSFNEFIHELSVDSDTSSTTGSISSEDDNDDNIYPASPLSQSSRLSHSSSITRYDRRLIRSIRRILSWILWPATVVLWLPFILFQSARSRRRESVSPGNPETHQLLGRRIARRSFHIKDHVVQRTTDRRRGVFEDLQLAIEIFIESVFETVHNAAHLVLSPSEVWQKLYSLVSLRGSSGKVTYDSDSDEAVVPTATVGSVDPTPAERRTTFHHSLNTDSRTCEDVISELGYPYEAIRVVTDDGYVLLLERIPRRDSQKVVYLQHGILDSSMGWVSNGVVGSPAFAAYDQGYDVFLGNLRGLVSREHVDKNISSRKYWKYSLNEHGTKDVPAIIEKIHEIKTSELSKNHQPVTEDDAANNQPYKLCAVCHSLGGAAMLMYVITRRMDSKPHRLSRLILLSPAGFHEDSTILFTIVEKLVLLIGPILAPVVPGLYIPTRFFRMLLNKLARDFHNYPALGGLVQTLMGYVVGGDSSNWVGVLGLPHYNMYDMPGVSFYVALHLAQIKRARKFIMYDYGSASANMEAYGSPEPLDLGERYNLIDIPVDLVAGIKDRVIRPSMVKKHFKLMKRAGVAVSYNEFEYAHLDFTFSHREELLAYVMSRLNLIEHPQQQRMNPATVRLRKLNKAQPKICDDDDNGALEGKNGTLGGDLQRNDEITPDS, from the exons atgtTGCAGCGATTCGTCGATCACGTCCTCGCCGTAACAAAAGA ATCTGTGAAGACATTCACTTATGAATCCCTGAATAGTATTGCAAGGTTGATAAATGGGGTTTCGGCACTCTTGTTGACAATATTGCCAGGGAAGGCTAACTTGTTAGAGGGAATCCATGGCTGGGAGCTCAGACCTACATTCCGAGGACCTCGCCTTCCTCGGTGGATGGAAAA TGGCGTTTCATCATTCAATGAGTTCATTCATGAGCTTTCTGTGGATTCTGACACTTCATCGACCACTGGTTCCATATCTAGTGAAGATGATAACGATGATAATATTTACCCTGCCTCTCCTTTGTCTCAGTCTTCACGTTTGTCTCATTCAAGCAGTATCACCAGATATGATAGACGCTTAATACGCTCTATACGACGCATACTTTCCTGGATTCTGTGGCCTGCCACAGTTGTTCTTTGGTTGCCATTTATCTTATTCCAATCTGCCAGATCTAGGAGACGTGAATCAGTTTCTCCTGGCAACCCAGAAACTCACCAGCTGTTAGGTCGTCGCATTGCTAGAAGGTCATTTCACATAAAAGACCATGTTGTTCAGCGTACTACTGACAGACGGCGTGGAGTTTTTGAG GATCTCCAGCTGGCAATTGAGATATTCATTGAATCAGTTTTCGAGACGGTTCACAATGCAGCACACCTTGTTCTTTCTCCTTCTGAGGTTTGGCAGAAATTATATTCTTTGGTTTCGCTTCGTGGAAGCAGTGGGAAAGTTACCTATGATAGTGATTCCGATGAAGCTGTTGTTCCAACTGCTACCGTTGGCAGTGTTGATCCAACTCCAGCTGAAAGACGGACTACATTTCACCATTCTTTAAACACAGACTCGCGGACATGTGAAGATGTCATAAGTGAGCTTGG CTATCCTTACGAGGCTATACGTGTGGTTACAGATGATGGATATGTGCTTCTTCTGGAGAGAATTCCTAG GCGTGATTCTCAGAAGGTTGTGTATCTACAACATGGGATATTGGATTCATCGATGGG TTGGGTGTCTAATGGTGTTGTTGGTTCTCCGGCATTTGCTGCCTATGATCAAG GTTATGATGTTTTTCTTGGGAATTTACGTGGTTTGGTTTCCAGGGAGCATGTTGACAAGAATATTTCTTCACGCAA GTACTGGAAATACTCGTTGAACGAGCACGGAACAAAAGACGTACCCGCAATAATTGAGAAAATACACGAAATCAAAACTTCAGAGTTAAGCAAAAACCACCAACCCGTTACTGAAGACGACGCCGCCAACAACCAACCCTACAAACTCTGTGCAGTTTGCCACAGTCTAGGAGGAGCGGCGATGCTAATGTACGTAATAACACGTAGAATGGACAGCAAGCCTCACCGCCTATCAAGGTTAATCCTCTTATCTCCTGCCGGCTTCCATGAGGATTCTACCATATTATTCACTATCGTAGAGAAACTAGTACTGCTAATCGGTCCAATACTCGCCCCTGTAGTACCCGGTCTCTATATACCAACTAGATTCTTCCGGATGCTTCTAAACAAGTTGGCTCGAGATTTTCACAACTATCCGGCTTTGGGCGGCCTGGTCCAAACCCTAATGGGCTACGTTGTTGGGGGCGACAGCTCGAATTGGGTCGGAGTTCTTGGATTGCCACACTATAATATGTACGACATGCCGGGGGTGTCATTTTATGTCGCTCTTCACCTCGCGCAAATTAAGCGAGCGAGAAAGTTCATAATGTATGATTACGGAAGTGCTTCTGCGAATATGGAAGCGTACGGTTCACCGGAACCGTTGGATTTGGGGGAGCGGTACAACCTAATTGATATCCCCGTTGATTTGGTTGCGGGGATTAAGGATAGAGTGATTCGGCCTTCGATGGTGAAAAAGCACTTCAAGTTGATGAAAAGGGCCGGAGTGGCGGTGTCCTACAACGAGTTCGAGTATGCTCATTTGGACTTCACTTTCTCGCACAGGGAGGAGCTTTTGGCTTACGTGATGAGTCGGCTAAATCTTATCGAACATCCGCAACAGCAACGAATGAATCCAGCTACCGTGAGGCTTCGGAAATTAAACAAAGCCCAGCCAAAAATCTGCGACGATGACGACAACGGTGCATTGGAAGGTAAGAATGGCACTTTAGGAGGGGATTTACAAAGAAACGACGAAATTACGCCTGATTCATGA